TTAAAAGTTATCATCTTCTGATTGCAGCTGCAACAAATGAAAGTTAGAAGTATCCACTTAAGCAACTTCTACGAATATCAATTCTCGTCCACGATTGGTCTTCTTAGCTCAGCATGTCCTCTTaatctcttcttttcctcttggctaggagattatttgggataattttttaaaaaaatactgtagcacttttttgatgtgatgcatgtgagataaaaaggtgattggaaaatgtgttaaTGGTGCAAGCAAGTCAGTGTGTAAATAAggtgcaatccaaacacacttagTTGCCCGTGTCCCTTTAGctaattctttttttatttgatttttttagcAAAGAAAGGGGTCTACAGAGCGACATCCTGCAAAACTGCAACTTGGCACATGGAAAACTAGTCACGCTTTCTTTTGCGTTCGAGAGAGAGAAAGATAGAGAGGTGGGGGCTGGCATGACCTTTTGAGATGATTTATCAAAAACTGCTGCAAAATATTAGAGATATATTGTGGAGAACCGTTGATAAGAAGATAGAAGTTTAATAGAAGCATGAGTAGCAATATAATGGAAGGAAACATCAGACCGAAGTGGAGGTAAACCCCACGGGCATATCATTATGTCCTTTCGTTGCACCATAAGACATCCTGATTACAGTTGATAACGAGCAAAACAAGATTAGTAGAAGGAGATGATCAATCTGGCATGGATAAAGATTGAGAAACAAAGTGTCTAAATCTTCTAAAAGTTAAAAAAACACTTTTAAGTTTCTAATtaaggcattttaaagctaaaaaTTTCAAAGTTCAGCATCTCAAGTCCAATCTAGTCAAGTGAAAAACCAATAGATAACTTTTTAAAGAACAAGGAGTGAATTTCTTTAATTAAGTCCTACATGATGGCAAGCATGGCAGAGACTCAAACACATACCTCTGTGTAAGCACTTAAGTAAACAATTTTTTAGGCATAGTTGAACGTGACTAGAGATTTATAGACTTTAGTGACCTCAAGGCAACTATGTTTCATGCAATCAGAATGGCAAGATTTGCTCCAATTTAGTTAAATGCTGTGAACTAAATAGTCCAAGGCCACAACATTGACATCAGTGCTAACCCCTGTTAGTTACATGCTTCAACCATCATTTAAAATGTCAAACCTAGAGGTAGCCCTGCATTTTACCTTTTAGATTTCCTTTCAGCTATTTGAGGCATCTAATGTTAAAGCATATACTTTCTCAGTTGCAAACTTCCAAATAGTATCTAAGATATATTTTTCCAAACCAGAATTTGCTTTCCACCTTCAACATTCCCCCAAACCTCTTCTTTATTCCCACCCCTCCAACTCATAAAATTTTCACCATAACCCATCTAAACCAATTCAAGTAAAGAATTGTCTGCCAGTCACTACTACCAACTATAACCTATACCTAAGTGTATCCAAACTAACAGAAGAAATAACGAATTACAGCCAAGTAAAGTACCATACTTGCAGCTTGAGAACACTAGTCTTCCCAGTAGCAGTAAGCACACCACCTTCCGACCTGTCCGACAAGAACCCTGAGACCAATACAAACGCTGCAAATCCCACCATAATCAAGAAAAAACTCGAACCAAAACCAACTGCAGGTCCTACATAGACACCACCACCACCAAATCCAAATGGTGAGGGAGCATAATACGGCGCAGAATATGAAAAACTCGAGCCACCGGACATCCTAGGCACAGAATAACTCCTTGATGATGACGATGAAAAAGACCTGGACGAAGAAAATGATTTGCCCCCCACTCTCCCACCTGAGGCAGCCAATGCTGAATTGGGGTCATACATTAACAACAATCCTACAAGAACTGCAGCCACTGCCGGCTTTTGCAGAGCTTTAAAGGCTTTTAAGATAAATTTAGCAAATTTATCAACAGGGTTCTCTTGTATTTCCACTGATGACTCTGTTTTCTTGAAGAAACCAAAATTGCTAGCATCGCCATCAACATTGGATGTAGAATTATTGGAGAAGAAACATTTGGGACTGCAAATTCTAGAGGGTTTATGGctattaagcttgaatgctgGGGAAATTTTGGGGGAATTAAAGAACGGTTTAAAGGGATTTTGGGAGGGCAACAAAGGGTTCCATTTGAGGTtggattcaagcaagaaagtggtTGGTTTTGGTGCGGTAATTGTGGCCATAAAAGATGAGCTCAACAAGTTTTATTCAGCAAAATTGAGTTGAACCGGAATTGAATCGAATAAGGGTTTAGAAGAGAATCAAAGATATGTTTTTGGACAGAGAAAGATGAGAGGGAAGGGAGGAAGAAGAGCTTGAATGGAAACCAGAAGCTGGAAATCTGGGAGCGGGCCCAATGTTGGGTACATCTACGAACGAATTGTGGCCAATCATTGAACGTGTGGGGAGTTTGAGCAAAAACCTAATCTTAAAATCATCAaggctatatatataaactcatTTTTAATCTAAAATCACTTTGCCTCTTAACATTTAATTTTGAGCACTTTACCTTCCTTCCGTCAGttaaaagttacttttgatcattacaaattattaatatttcaaaattacCCATATTTCTACCAATTAGAACTGttaaacaaaattatttttgtcataataattttcaaaattaccaGTATTTCTATCGGTTAgaatttttaaacaaaattattcT
This portion of the Coffea arabica cultivar ET-39 chromosome 2e, Coffea Arabica ET-39 HiFi, whole genome shotgun sequence genome encodes:
- the LOC113732674 gene encoding FLUCTUATING-LIGHT-ACCLIMATION protein 1, chloroplastic-like isoform X1, with protein sequence MATITAPKPTTFLLESNLKWNPLLPSQNPFKPFFNSPKISPAFKLNSHKPSRICSPKCFFSNNSTSNVDGDASNFGFFKKTESSVEIQENPVDKFAKFILKAFKALQKPAVAAVLVGLLLMYDPNSALAASGGRVGGKSFSSSRSFSSSSSRSYSVPRMSGGSSFSYSAPYYAPSPFGFGGGGVYVGPAVGFGSSFFLIMVGFAAFVLVSGFLSDRSEGGVLTATGKTSVLKLQVWMSYGATKGHNDMPVGFTSTSVGLLGLGRTLQRDLDRIAETADTSSPEGLSYVLTETTLALLRHPDYCISAYSSADVKRSMDEGEKRFNKLSIEERGKFDEETLVNVNNIKKRSSTGQRASGFSNEYIVVTILVAAEGVHKLPTINSSSDLKEALQKLASIPSSKTLAVEVLWTPQNEDDALSERELLQDYPLLRPL
- the LOC113732674 gene encoding FLUCTUATING-LIGHT-ACCLIMATION protein 1, chloroplastic-like isoform X2 translates to MATITAPKPTTFLLESNLKWNPLLPSQNPFKPFFNSPKISPAFKLNSHKPSRICSPKCFFSNNSTSNVDGDASNFGFFKKTESSVEIQENPVDKFAKFILKAFKALQKPAVAAVLVGLLLMYDPNSALAASGGRVGGKSFSSSRSFSSSSSRSYSVPRMSGGSSFSYSAPYYAPSPFGFGGGGVYVGPAVGFGSSFFLIMVGFAAFVLVSGFLSDRSEGGVLTATGKTSVLKLQVGLLGLGRTLQRDLDRIAETADTSSPEGLSYVLTETTLALLRHPDYCISAYSSADVKRSMDEGEKRFNKLSIEERGKFDEETLVNVNNIKKRSSTGQRASGFSNEYIVVTILVAAEGVHKLPTINSSSDLKEALQKLASIPSSKTLAVEVLWTPQNEDDALSERELLQDYPLLRPL